In the Longimicrobiaceae bacterium genome, GGACCCGCTGGCGCGCACCGCGGGCAACGCGCAGCCCTGGGTTGGGCTCGCCTCCGATCCGGCGGACGCCGCCGCGGCGCTCGCCCGCCTGGACCTGCTGCGGAGCGCCGGGCTCGAGGGGGAGTGGAAGGAGGAGCTGGACGCCGTGCTCCGCAGGCTGGACGGACGCCCGGTGGCGCTCCTCGCCCTGGCGGAGGGGCTGCGCGACCGCGGCCACACCGTGGAGGCGATCCGCCTGGGGCGCCGCCTCCTGGAGGCCCGCGGCGGGCGCTGGGACGGCCGGCTGCTGCGGGTGGTCTTCCCCCTTCCCTACCAGGACGTCCTGGAGGAGGAGGCGCGCGCGGCCGGGGTGGACCCGGCGCTCCTCGCGGCGCTGGTGCGGCAGGAGTCGTCGTTCAACCCCGTGGCGCGCTCGCGGGTGGGCGCGCGGGGGCTCGGGCAGATCATGCCGGCCACCGG is a window encoding:
- a CDS encoding lytic transglycosylase domain-containing protein, coding for DPLARTAGNAQPWVGLASDPADAAAALARLDLLRSAGLEGEWKEELDAVLRRLDGRPVALLALAEGLRDRGHTVEAIRLGRRLLEARGGRWDGRLLRVVFPLPYQDVLEEEARAAGVDPALLAALVRQESSFNPVARSRVGARGLGQIMPATGRWLAPGVGIHDFRESHLDVPEVNLRMGARFLRDQLRRYDGARDLALAAYNAGPSRADRWRRELGYGGDVDRFRERIPFAETRHYVQVVLRNEAVYRRLYGRDRSPGLVGGD